In the Corynebacterium suedekumii genome, one interval contains:
- a CDS encoding aldo/keto reductase gives MKQRRVGVSGLRVSDLGLGTATWGSHVTRDDAASILRTFTAHGGTLVDSSPAYAAGTSQEMLGAVLADAAVDREDLVLSSSAGVAPHSPVGHRVDCSRRALMRQLDRTLTALGTDHLDLWSVGYWDEKTPPAEVADTLDWAVRTGRARYAGVRDYSGWQLAVTHAAMTGPALVAAQREYSLLVRGIEEEVIPAAGHLGVGVLAAAPLAHGVLPGRYRSTGQPAGARAEIHALLGTTSDVVVDAVTTAAEGLGLPPAVVALAWVRDRPGVAAAVVGPSSPTQAEELFRLGGTVLPRAIIKALDDVSR, from the coding sequence CTCCGACCTCGGTCTGGGAACGGCGACCTGGGGCAGCCACGTGACGCGTGACGACGCGGCGTCGATCCTGCGCACCTTCACCGCCCATGGTGGCACTCTCGTGGACTCCTCCCCCGCCTATGCGGCCGGTACCTCGCAGGAGATGCTCGGCGCCGTGCTTGCCGACGCCGCCGTCGACCGCGAGGACCTCGTCCTCTCCTCCTCGGCGGGAGTTGCCCCGCACTCGCCGGTGGGCCACCGCGTCGACTGTTCCCGCCGGGCGCTCATGCGCCAACTCGACCGGACCCTGACCGCCCTGGGCACCGACCACCTCGACCTGTGGTCGGTGGGCTACTGGGACGAGAAGACCCCGCCGGCGGAGGTCGCCGACACCCTCGACTGGGCGGTGCGCACCGGTCGCGCCCGCTACGCCGGGGTCCGGGACTACAGCGGCTGGCAGCTCGCCGTCACCCACGCCGCCATGACCGGCCCGGCACTCGTCGCCGCCCAGCGCGAGTACTCCCTCCTGGTCCGCGGCATCGAGGAGGAGGTCATCCCCGCCGCCGGGCATCTCGGGGTCGGAGTTCTCGCCGCCGCACCCCTGGCCCACGGGGTCCTGCCCGGCCGCTACCGTTCCACCGGGCAACCCGCCGGTGCGCGAGCGGAGATCCACGCCCTGCTGGGCACCACCTCCGACGTCGTCGTCGACGCCGTGACCACCGCCGCTGAGGGGCTCGGTCTCCCGCCGGCCGTCGTGGCCCTGGCCTGGGTGCGTGACCGCCCCGGCGTGGCGGCGGCCGTGGTGGGCCCGTCCTCCCCCACCCAGGCCGAGGAACTGTTCCGGCTCGGTGGCACCGTCCTGCCCCGGGCGATCATCAAGGCGCTCGACGACGTGTCCCGGTGA